Proteins from a genomic interval of Medicago truncatula cultivar Jemalong A17 chromosome 3, MtrunA17r5.0-ANR, whole genome shotgun sequence:
- the LOC25488592 gene encoding disease resistance protein RPM1 — MTDAIVSFVVGELCNFVKEEGTSLTLIERYFKDIKDELEIIQFSLKDADTRAADEGGGGANEGIKTWVKQLREASFRIEDVIDEYEYSKYVAQRVDHSGFIASLQAIPASMKTLNTQYKIASEMKDIKLSLAGIKERSTMFEFQSGSGSESYRGTKAPRIGDPRMAPYFIEETQVVGFESPTNELVRLLVGGENERTLVSVLGMGGLGKTTLAKHVFDNELVKSHFDCRSFITVSQSYTMTELLIDIIKTSCTNNNETIPKGLRKMDDRTLITQVRQYLESKRYLVLFDDVWEENFSDEIEHALISNNKGSRIIVTTRNMKVAEYFKKSFPVHIHELQPLSSEKAWELFCNKAFRSEPGKQCPTALADMSNEIVQKCGGLPLAIVAIGGLLSTKAKTLFEWRKVSQNLRMELERNVHLTSIIRILSLSYDDLPYHLKSCMLYFGMYPEDYIIKRKRLTRQWMAEGFVKNEHTRPFEEVAEEYLIELVQRSLVQVSKLGFDGKVKRCQVHDLLREVVIKKMKDLSFCHSVHGGDEQVTVGITRRFSIVAISNNVLRSTGNSGIRAVLVFDKGELPKHFMDELSVKFKLLRVLDFESSVLNYIPDNLGSLFHLRYLNLSRTKVTVIPSSIGNLINLETLDLRHTKVTELPREINMLTKLRLLPVYYRKHEGHYSILNFTTGVKMQEGIGCLKSLQKLYFLEANRGGIDLIQELKMLTQLRKLGIRCMRREYGNALCAAIQEMKHLESLNITAIVKEEILDLDFISAPPDLIVLNLKGRLTKLPDWIPNLKYLVKLRLGLSNIATDPLNSLKNLPSLLRLNLWDDAFSGESLHFQVEGFPKLRELDLTRLSKLSSITIDNGALLCLDHIRFNNNPELKVVPQDLQHLKNLQFLGFADMPQELVESIDPEKDGQCHWIIKHIPLVLIRQKVGLGFYDYDLHRIPTTSNV, encoded by the coding sequence atgacAGATGCTATAGTGTCATTTGTTGTGGGGGAACTCTGCAATTTTGTAAAAGAAGAAGGAACTTCACTGACATTGATTGAGAGATACTTCAAAGACATCAAAGATGAACTTGAGATCATCCAATTCTCACTCAAGGATGCAGACACAAGGGCTGCTGatgaaggaggaggaggagccAACGAAGGAATCAAAACTTGGGTGAAGCAGCTAAGAGAAGCATCTTTTCGCATAGAAGATGTGATTGATGAGTATGAGTATAGCAAGTATGTGGCACAAAGGGTCGACCATTCGGGATTCATAGCTTCACTCCAAGCGATTCCTGCCTCGATGAAAACCTTGAATACACAGTACAAGATTGCTTCAGAGATGAAAGACATCAAGTTATCACTTGCTGGAATCAAAGAAAGAAGTACAATGTTTGAGTTTCAGTCTGGAAGTGGATCAGAAAGCTACAGAGGGACTAAAGCTCCTAGAATTGGTGACCCTCGAATGGCTCCTTATTTCATTGAAGAGACTCAAGTTGTAGGGTTTGAGTCCCCAACAAATGAATTGGTTCGTCTTTTGGTGGGTGGAGAGAATGAACGGACGTTGGTTTCTGTGCTAGGCATGGGAGGACTCGGAAAAACAACTCTTGCTAAGCATGTCTTTGATAACGAGTTGGTGAAAAGCCACTTTGATTGCCGCTCTTTCATAACAGTTTCTCAATCCTATACTATGACAGAGTTGCTGATAGATATCATAAAAACATCTTGCACGAACAACAATGAGACTATTCCAAAGGGTCTGCGGAAGATGGATGACAGAACATTGATTACTCAAGTAAGACAATACCTTGAGTCAAAAAGGTACTTGGTTTTATTTGATGATGTTTGGGAAGAAAATTTTTCTGATGAGATTGAACATGCCTTAATTAGTAATAACAAAGGAAGTAGAATCATCGTGACCACTAGAAATATGAAAGTAGCAGAATATTTTAAGAAATCTTTTCCTGTTCATATTCACGAGCTGCAACCTTTGTCTTCAGAAAAAGCATGGGAGTTGTTCTGCAATAAGGCATTTAGATCTGAGCCTGGTAAACAGTGTCCAACAGCCCTTGCGGACATGTCTAatgaaattgttcaaaaatgTGGAGGGCTACCACTGGCTATTGTGGCCATTGGTGGTCTTTTGTCGACAAAAGCTAAAACCTTGTTTGAGTGGAGAAAGGTGAGTCAAAATCTAAGGATGGAGTTAGAGCGCAATGTGCACTTGACTAGTATAATAAGGATTTTAAGTCTTAGTTATGATGATTTGCCTTACCATCTGAAATCCTGCATGTTATACTTTGGCATGTATCCAGAGGACTACATCATTAAACGAAAAAGACTTACTAGGCAATGGATGGCTGAAGGGTTTGTTAAGAATGAGCACACAAGACCATTCGAGGAAGTTGCTGAAGAGTACTTGATAGAGTTGGTACAGAGAAGTTTGGTTCAGGTTTCCAAACTTGGCTTTGATGGGAAAGTTAAAAGATGTCAAGTCCATGATTTGTTGCGTGAAGtggtcattaaaaaaatgaaagatttaAGTTTTTGTCATTCAGTGCATGGAGGTGATGAACAAGTCACGGTTGGAATAACTAGGCGCTTCTCTATAGTAGCCATCTCCAACAATGTATTGAGAAGCACTGGTAACTCAGGAATTCGTGCTGTATTAGTTTTCGACAAAGGTGAATTGCCTAAACATTTCATGGATGAATTATCTGTCAAGTTCAAGCTTTTGAGAGTACTTGACTTTGAGAGTTCAGTTTTGAATTATATTCCTGATAACTTGGGGAGTCTTTTCCACCTAAGGTACTTGAACCTGAGTCGTACAAAAGTCACAGTTATTCCAAGTTCTATTGGTAACCTAATCAATTTAGAAACCTTGGATCTAAGGCATACCAAAGTTACTGAGTTACCAAGGGAGATAAACATGCTCACAAAGCTAAGGCTTCTTCCAGTTTATTATAGAAAACATGAAGGACATTattctattttgaattttacaaCAGGTGTGAAAATGCAAGAGGGTATTGGATGTTTGAAGTCATTACAGAAACTTTACTTTTTGGAAGCAAATCGAGGTGGAATAGACCTTATCCAGGAGCTCAAGATGCTGACACAATTAAGGAAGTTAGGCATACGTTGTATGCGCCGAGAATATGGAAATGCATTATGTGCTGCAATACAAGAGATGAAACACCTTGAATCTCTAAACATCACTGCTATCGTTAAGGAGGAAATCCTTGACTTGGATTTCATATCAGCACCACCCGATCTTATTGTGCTCAACTTGAAAGGAAGACTAACAAAGTTGCCTGATTGGATTCCAAATCTCAAGTACCTTGTGAAGTTAAGACTTGGCTTATCTAACATAGCCACTGATCCATTAAACTCTTTGAAGAATTTGCCAAGTTTGTTGAGGCTGAATTTGTGGGATGATGCCTTTTCTGGTGAAAGTTTACACTTTCAAGTTGAAGGGTTTCCAAAACTAAGGGAACTTGATCTCACTAGATTGAGTAAGCTAAGTTCTATCACTATAGACAATGGAGCTTTACTTTGTCTTGATCATATCAGATTTAACAACAACCCCGAGTTGAAGGTGGTTCCACAAGACCTTCAACACTTGAAAAACCTTCAATTCCTTGGATTTGCTGATATGCCACAGGAATTGGTTGAAAGCATTGATCCAGAAAAAGATGGACAATGCCATTGGATTATCAAGCATATTCCCCTTGTACTAATCCGTCAGAAAGTAGGATTGGGATTTTATGACTATGACTTGCACCGCATTCCTACTACATCCAATGTCTGA
- the LOC112416069 gene encoding cytochrome P450 714B2 translates to MERQDKVYSEISMVGRNPSKYEHEDVYRMPLLLATIYESARLLPSGPMLQRCSMKHDLRFATGVTVPAGAVLVVPVQLVQKDAFNWGKDASAFNPYRFLSNITKESGSEEQLDYGISSFVLNDPCENAAFLPFGSGTRACVGQKYVIQVVATLLASLFKKYEIRLNTGSDGDSEPISKNPLVQHNPNSQIIFVRRDQ, encoded by the exons atggaAAGACAAGATAAG GTTTATTCAGAGATTAGCATGGTTGGGAGAAACCCATCAAAATATGAGCATGAAGATGTTTATAGGATGCCTTTGCTATTGGCTACAATTTATGAATCTGCACGCCTTCTCCCAAGTGGTCCCATGCTGCAGAGGTGTTCTATGAAACACG ACTTGAGATTTGCAACTGGTGTAACCGTACCTGCTGGAGCTGTACTGGTTGTTCCTGTTCAATTGGTACAGAAAGATGCCTTCAATTGGGGGAAAGATGCAAGTGCTTTTAATCCATACCGATTTCTTTCGAACATTACAAAAGAATCAG GTTCAGAAGAACAACTTGATTATGGAATCAGCTCGTTTGTGCTAAATGATCCTTGTGAAAATGCAGCATTCCTTCCTTTTGGATCCGGTACGCGTGCTTGTGTTGGGCAGAAGTATGTTATCCAAGTTGTTGCCACATTGCTGGCATCATTATTCAAGAAATACGAG ATAAGGCTCAACACAGGCTCAGATGGTGACTCAGAACCAATCTCGAAAAATCCTCTTGTCCAGCATAATCCGAATTCACAAATAATTTTTGTGAGAAGGGACCAGTGA
- the LOC112420000 gene encoding WAT1-related protein At5g07050 isoform X1, with protein MGVEKLRSCTIYLENSKPYIAMILLQFGYAGMIIISKLSLNGGMSHYVLVVYRHAFATVAIAPFAIIFERKSQPKITFPIFIQIFLLALLGPVIDQNLYYAGLKLTSPTFSCAMTNILPAMTFAMAVLCRMETVNMKKLRCQAKVIGTILTVAGAMLMTLYKGPIVELFWTGHIFHSKSNATNITRSSSKNNWFLGSILLIISTIAWASLFVLQAKAIETYKNHQLTLTSLICFFGTILSFVTTLIMEHNASVWTIGWDMNLFAAAYAGIVASSISYYIQGLVIKNKGPVFASSFSPLMMIIVAIMGSFILAEQIFLGSVIGSILVVLGLYSVLWGKHKELLENKVAPDDIPLPMKGAQVNGNIGTFCESIDQLCEAKSDQKVESNISIVIINYNITL; from the exons ATGGGCGTTGAAAAGCTTAGATCTTGTACAATCTACCTTGAGAACTCTAAGCCCTACATTGCTATGATCCTTTTACAATTTGGCTATGCAGGCATGATTATTATAAGCAAGCTTTCTCTCAATGGAGGCATGAGTCATTATGTCCTTGTTGTTTATCGCCACGCTTTTGCAACCGTTGCTATAGCTCCATTCGCCATAATCTTTGAAAG GAAGTCTCAACCAAAGATTACATTTCccattttcattcaaattttcCTCCTAGCTTTGCTTGG GCCGGTGATAGATCAAAACTTATACTATGCTGGGTTGAAATTAACATCTCCAACCTTCTCATGTGCAATGACCAATATTCTTCCAGCAATGACTTTTGCAATGGCTGTTTTATGCcg GATGGAAACGGTTAACATGAAGAAGTTAAGATGCCAAGCAAAGGTGATTGGAACCATTTTAACTGTGGCTGGGGCAATGTTGATGACCTTATACAAAGGTCCTATTGTGGAGTTATTTTGGACTGGACATATATTTCATAGTAAAAGCAATGCAACAAACATCACAAGATCCTCAAGCAAGAATAATTGGTTTTTAGGTTCCATTTTACTAATCATTTCTACCATTGCATGGGCATCACTCTTTGTTTTACAA GCTAAAGCAATAGAAACATACAAGAATCATCAGCTAACACTCACATCACTTATATGTTTCTTTGGCACGATTCTATCTTTTGTGACCACTTTGATTATGGAACACAATGCTTCTGTGTGGACAATTGGTTGGGATATGAATTTATTTGCTGCTGCCTATGCC GGGATTGTTGCATCAAGTATATCATACTACATACAAGGATtggttataaaaaataaagggcCTGTTTTTGCATCATCATTTAGCCCTTTGATGATGATCATTGTAGCCATCATGGGGTCCTTTATCCTTGCAGAGCAGATTTTTCTTGGAAG TGTTATTGGTTCCATCTTAGTTGTCCTAGGCTTATATTCTGTTTTGTGGGGAAAGCACAAAGAACTTCTGGAAAATAAAGTGGCGCCAGATGATATACCCTTGCCTATGAAGGGTGCTCAAGTAAATGGAAATATAGGGACATTTTGTGAATCAATTGATCAACTTTGTGAAGCAAAATCAGATCAGAAAGTAGAATCAAACATTTCTATCGTTATTATTAATTACAACATAACTTTGTGA
- the LOC112420000 gene encoding WAT1-related protein At5g07050 isoform X2 produces the protein MGVEKLRSCTIYLENSKPYIAMILLQFGYAGMIIISKLSLNGGMSHYVLVVYRHAFATVAIAPFAIIFERKSQPKITFPIFIQIFLLALLGPVIDQNLYYAGLKLTSPTFSCAMTNILPAMTFAMAVLCRMETVNMKKLRCQAKVIGTILTVAGAMLMTLYKGPIVELFWTGHIFHSKSNATNITRSSSKNNWFLGSILLIISTIAWASLFVLQAKAIETYKNHQLTLTSLICFFGTILSFVTTLIMEHNASVWTIGWDMNLFAAAYAGIVASSISYYIQGLVIKNKGPVFASSFSPLMMIIVAIMGSFILAEQIFLGSGNTKRTNFLF, from the exons ATGGGCGTTGAAAAGCTTAGATCTTGTACAATCTACCTTGAGAACTCTAAGCCCTACATTGCTATGATCCTTTTACAATTTGGCTATGCAGGCATGATTATTATAAGCAAGCTTTCTCTCAATGGAGGCATGAGTCATTATGTCCTTGTTGTTTATCGCCACGCTTTTGCAACCGTTGCTATAGCTCCATTCGCCATAATCTTTGAAAG GAAGTCTCAACCAAAGATTACATTTCccattttcattcaaattttcCTCCTAGCTTTGCTTGG GCCGGTGATAGATCAAAACTTATACTATGCTGGGTTGAAATTAACATCTCCAACCTTCTCATGTGCAATGACCAATATTCTTCCAGCAATGACTTTTGCAATGGCTGTTTTATGCcg GATGGAAACGGTTAACATGAAGAAGTTAAGATGCCAAGCAAAGGTGATTGGAACCATTTTAACTGTGGCTGGGGCAATGTTGATGACCTTATACAAAGGTCCTATTGTGGAGTTATTTTGGACTGGACATATATTTCATAGTAAAAGCAATGCAACAAACATCACAAGATCCTCAAGCAAGAATAATTGGTTTTTAGGTTCCATTTTACTAATCATTTCTACCATTGCATGGGCATCACTCTTTGTTTTACAA GCTAAAGCAATAGAAACATACAAGAATCATCAGCTAACACTCACATCACTTATATGTTTCTTTGGCACGATTCTATCTTTTGTGACCACTTTGATTATGGAACACAATGCTTCTGTGTGGACAATTGGTTGGGATATGAATTTATTTGCTGCTGCCTATGCC GGGATTGTTGCATCAAGTATATCATACTACATACAAGGATtggttataaaaaataaagggcCTGTTTTTGCATCATCATTTAGCCCTTTGATGATGATCATTGTAGCCATCATGGGGTCCTTTATCCTTGCAGAGCAGATTTTTCTTGGAAG CGGAAATACCAAAAGGACAAACTTTCTCTTCTAG